In Rhodoligotrophos appendicifer, the sequence CTGCAGACGACCAAGACCGTCAAAGCCGTTGCGCCGAAGCAGGCGGGCAAGAAGTCGACAGCCAAGCATTCCAAGAAAGTTCGGACTGCAACCGTGAGACCTCAGTCGCGGGTGGCTAAACAAGCCACGGCGCGGAAAGCAAGAGCGTCAAAGGTGGCCGTCGCCGCTCGATCCAAGGCTAAAACTGCCACCAAGAGAACCAAGGTTCGCAAGCACACTTCCGCGGCGCGTTCATCGGTTGCCAATAGCGGAAAGAAGACATCGCTCAATGAGACAGCCAGCATCGACACCGATGGGATTGGAGCGCGTCGCGCCAAATATTTGCCGGTGGCGGATACGCTGCGACCGACAGGCCTTCCGATCACGTTGATCGATGCCGTTATCACCAGAGAGAGCCGCTACGATCCCAAAGCTCGCGGCAGTCGCGGGGAAGTCGGGTTGATGCAGATCTTGCCGTCGACCGGCCGGGCGCTGGCCCGGGAGAACGGTTTCACCAGCGTCGCTGACCTGTCCGCCTCGGGCTTCGTCGATTGGCTCGAGATTCCCGAGAACAACGTCAAGCTCGGCACGATCTATCTCAACATGTGCCATGACAAGGCCAAAAAAAGCGTTGCAGCAACCATCGGCTGCTACAACGCTGGACCCGGAAACATGTGGGCCTGGGAATCCATCACCTATACCCGCAACTATGTGAGCTTCGTGAATGCTCACATGGCTGCCAACTAGCTCAGGCCGAAACCGGCGTCGAAGGATCGACTCAGCCCTTCGGCGCCAGTATGACGTAATGCTTCAGCAGCTTCTGAGTGACCTCCCACGTGCAGACAAGCCCAGGCTCCATCACGAAGGCATCACCGGCGCGATAGGTCGTAGCCTTATTGCCCACAGTGATGATCACCTCTCCCGAGATGATGTGACAGAATTCCCACTCAGGAAAGCTTGCTTCCCATTTGCCAACCTCCGATTCCCACATGCCGGAGACGAGCCGCCCATCCTCATGCTCGGTGAAGTTCCAGGTGATGTTGGTTGGGTTGCCGGAAATCACCTTCCCCGGCCGGTCCGCCTCGGGCTTCGGACTGTCCGGTGCATGGCGGTCGAGCGTAATTATTCCCATGGGTCTTCCTCTCAATTCTGGTTCATCGCGCGCCAGACCTTCTCCGGCGTCAAGGGCATGTCAAGATGACGGACAGAGAAAGGGCTCAGTGCATCCATCACGGCGTTGACAACCGCGGGAGGTGCTCCCGTGGCCCCCGCCTCGCCCGCTCCTTTGACGCCTAGGGGGTTGCTCGGCGTCGGAGCTGACTCGTTGAAGGTCACATCGATGTCAGAGACATCATCCGCATGGGGCATGCCATAATCCATGAAACTGCCGGTTACCAGCTGGCCGCTGTCGAGATCATAGAGAACGTCCTCGAGCAAAGCCTGACCGATGCCCTGGACAGTGCCTCCGATGACTTGCCCCCCGGCAATGAGTGGATTCACGATCCGACCGAAATCATCGACAACCACATAGCGATCGATCCCGACGTGACCCGTTTCGCGATCAATCTCGACCTCGCAGATATGACAGCCGTTGGGAAAGTTGATGCCGGAGCGCTCGTAGTGCCTGCGAGTCGTCAAGGTCCTTGGCACCGCCGCCGGCACTTCCGATGCCTCGCGAAGCCGCTGCTCGATTTCAAGAATATTGATCTTGCGATCCGTCCCGATGATGGTGAAAGTTCCATCCTCAAAGACGAGATCACGATCGGAGGCTTCCAGCAGATGTCCGGCCGCCACCCGCGCCTTCTCGCGCACTTCGCCAGCCGCCAGAAACATGGCACTGCCGCCGATCACAAGAGATCGAGAACCGCCATGGCCACCCCCCGTCGGCACCAGATTGGTGTCCCCCTGTACGAAGCGGATCCGCTCGGGATCGATGCCGAGTTCGGTCGAGACGATCTGGACATAGGCGGTCTCGTGACCCTGCCCCGTGGAGTGTGTGCCGACAAGGAGGGTCACGTCGCCATCCTTCTCGAAGCGGATCTCAGGCTCCTCCGATGGCGCCCCAAGGGAGACCTCGATATAGCAGCCCAGCCCCCGACCGCGCAGACGACCTCGTGCTGCCGAGGCCTGTCGGCGCTCCTGGTAGCCCTCCCAGTCTACCGCATTCTGGGCCCGCTCCAGAGTGCCGCCGAAATCACCCGAATCGACTACGGAGCCCAAGGCCGTTGTGTAGGGATACCGGGAGATGAAGTTGCGCCGCCGAAGCTCATCAGGCGCAAGGCCAAGCTCTGCCGCCGCGATATCCATGGTTCGCTCGATCACATAGGCCGCTTCGGGACGCCCCGCACCGCGATAGGCATCCACCGGCACAGTGTTCGTGAAGACGGCGTGGACCTCCAAGTCGATCTGTGGAATCGAGTAGACACCGCCCATCGGTTGAAATGTAGACAGCGACGGAATGATTGTGCCGTAGCTTGAACAGTAAGCTCCCAAATTGGCAATCGTATGCACGCGCAGACCGAGGATTCGAGCATCGGCATCGAAGGCCAGCTCCACGTGGCTCTCATGATCGCGGGCATGGATCTCAGCCAAAAAATTCTCAGCTCGGTCGGCAACCCACTTCACCGGCCGCCCCAGTTTGTGGGCGGCAAACATCACCATGACATTCTCAGGATAGACGAAATTCTTGCCCCCGAAGCCGCCGCCAACGTCCGGTGCCGAGACGCGGATCTTGTGCAGGTCGACCTTGAAGACATGACCGGCCATCTGTGACTGCTGGCTGTGCACGGCTTGACCGGAGACGTGCAAAACATATTGCTCGAGTGCTGCATCCCAGTCGCCAATGGCGCAGCGCGTCTCGATGGCTGCCGGCGCCAATCGATTATTGCGAAGGTCCAGCCGGACGACATGGGCAGCACCGGCAAAGGCCGCGTCCGTAGCATCACGATCGCCCTTGTTGAACCGATAGCAACGGTTGGTGCCGAATTCCGGCCAGACCAGGGAGGCGGTCGGATCCAGGGCGGTGGCCGTCACGGTCTGGGACGGCAGATCCTCATAGTCCACCATGACGAGCTCGGCGGCATCACGAGCCTGGCTCCGAGTCTCAGCCACCACGAAGGCTACGGGATCGCCAACGAAGCGGGCCACATCCCCCGTCAAGGCGTAACGCGGCGGATGGCGAAGACCGTCCTTGTCGAGGCCGGGGAAGCCGGTGATCGTCGGTAATATCCCTAAGCCGGCAGCATGGATATCCGCCGCTGTGTGAACGGCCAAGACCCCCGAGGCTGCCAGCGCCTCCGCCGTGTCTATCGAGAGAATGCGCGCATGGGCGTGCGGCGACCTCACCACGGCGGCGTGAGCCATGTTGGGCAGCACCATATCGTCGAGATAGGTCCCAGCGCCCTTAATGAAACGATCGTCCTCGCGGCGACGCACCGCTTGCCCGACTGCGAATTTTTGCATGAAGCACCTAGTATGGGAGGGGCAGGATTGAAGCGAGCAAACTGCGCGCTGGTCACAGGCTGGGTCAAGCCCCGTCGACGCGGTTCACCCTTGAAATTGACGCATGGCCGGGATTTTGGCCAGGAGTTCCTCGCGCGTGGCCTTAAAATCCGTTGCGATCCACCAGTCCTCGAGACTTGCCAGAAGGGCCCCGATCTCCTTTCCCGGTGGGATGCCTTGAGCGAGAAGATCGCGCCCTCCCAAGGGCACAGCAGGGGCCTGCCAGTCATCTGCAAGCCGATACAATGCCGCCCAGTCTGGATCCTCGGTCGGCTCCCCACCCTGCGCCCAACTGCTCAGGACCGCATCGCGAAATGTCGGAGGCGTCAGTCTATACAGGACGGCCCGGCGCTCTGCCGGTCTGAGTTTTGGCGTCACTCGACCGGCTGCCATCAGGCGCTCCAGCCGCGTCGTCTCTTCATTGGTCAGGCGAAGCCGTTCACGCAACAGTTTTACATCCGCCCCGCGGCAAGGGAAAAGGTTAAAGCTTCGCATCAAGGAATCCGGCTTAAGCTGCAGAAATGACTCTATCTTGATGTGGCGCTTGAAGGCGTTGAGATCGGTGTCGGACTTAAGCACATGGGCCAGTATTCCCGCATCCGCCATCGCCTCCACGACGAATTCCGCTCGATCCGCCGCAACCAGCTTCCACCACTCCTGGCGTATGCGCTCGCGTGAAAGCCCGTCCAGCCCCTCTCTGAGCTCCCGGCAGGCAGCCAATCCCTGTGGGTCGATCGGCCCCTCGCCATATTGGGCAATGAAGCGGAAGAAGCGAAGAATACGCAAAAAGTCCTCGGCGATCCGGGCCCGGGCGTCACCCACAAAGCGGATTCTTTTTGCGATCAGATCACGGTAACCACCGAGAGGATCAATGATTTCTCCGCTCCTATCACAATAGAGAGCGTTCATTGTGAAATCCCGCCGGGCTGCATCCGCCAACCAATCATCGGTGAATGCCACCTCGGCATGGCGGCCAAAGGTCCTCACATCTCTGCGAAGCGTCGTGACTTCCACATGCAGCGGCGTCGTGCTCACGCTGAGGACAGTCACTGTCCCGTGCTTCACTCCCGTCGGGATCGTCCTCAGTCCGGCCTTCTCCCCAAGATGAAGGATTTCGTCGGGAGGGCTGGTCGTCGCAAGGTCGACATCCGTCACCGGAAAGCCAAGCAGGGCATTGCGCACGGCGCCGCCCGCCACCCGGACCGTCGCACCGCTCGCAGTCAGAGCATCGAAAATCGACTGCAGCCGGACATCGCTTAGCCACTCTTCGTCTTCAAGGACCAGACGCAATGGGATATCGACCTTATTCGCCATAGAGGCGATCATACAGGTTGCGGAGAATGCCGGCCGTCGCGCCCCAGATATAACGTTCCAAGTACGGCATTGCATAATAGCGTCGCATCTCACCCTTCCACAGGCGCTCGTGACGCTGATGATTGATCGGGTCCATGAGGAAGTTCAGCGGAACCTCGAACACCTCGGCCACCTCACCCGGATCGGGGGCCAGCGTGAAACCAGAACGGATGATCGCGACGACCGGCTCGATCCGGAAGCCGGTGCCCGTCAGATAGGGGTCGAGCAATCCGACGGGCTCAATAAAGGAGGGTTCCAGGCCCGTCTCCTCATGGGCTTCCCGCAAAGCCGTCTCAAGCGGGCTGGTTTCCCCAGGCTCCATCTTGCCGCCTGGAAAAGCGATCTGCCCGGCATGGCTGGACAGATGCTCAGTCCGCAAGGTCAACAGCACATTTGCCTCGTGCTGGCTGTCGATCAACCCCACCAAGACTGCTGCAGCGCGATGCGGTTGGTCGGCGGGCGGTACGAAGGTCGGCTCCAGGTCACCATCGCCGCGCAGAGTTACCCCGAGACTGGAATGATCATCCAGGGGCCGCAGCTTGGTTCTGCCAAGGCGACGCAATTGATCCACATGGAATCGAGGAAGAACGTCCGTCAAGTCAGAGACCTATTTCGGCCGCCCGGGCCATCGGATAGAAGCGTCCTGCACTCCACACCCCATACCAGTCGACACCTTCCAATTCCTGCACCTCCCCAAGATCGACGAGGTCGTAGAACAATGCGCGATTGACAAGTGCCTCGAGCCGGCCCCGCACCAGCACATAGGGTTTCAGACCGCCCGTTCCCGCTTCCTCCGCGAACCGTAGCGGATGGGCTTCATCGACGCTCACTTCATCGTCTACATTGGTGGTGAAATGGAGCACCTGGTTTCGACCACGACCCTCGACTTCCATGCCGACGGCCACGAAGGGCGCATCATCGATCGCAATTCCCACCTTCTCTACCGGCGTCACCAGATAGGTGCGTCCATCGTCGTCGCGGCGCAACAGGGTCGAGAAAAGTCGTACCAGCGGCTTCCGCCCGATGGGCGAATTCATGTAATACCAAAGGCCGTCGGCGGCGATGCGCATGTCGATGTCGCCGCAAAAGGGAGGATTCCACTGATCGACCGGCGGCAGCCCACGCACCTTACCCGTCTCCGCCGTGGCTTCCTTCAGGCCCCGCATCGGTTCACTGACATCGGCTCTCGGGGGTGCGACCTTCTCGCCTCTCACGTGCATGTGATTCTGTTCACCTTTCTAAGAACCAACTCGCCCGTCACACTAGATGCTCGGTTCACCTGAACTTGTTCTCGTGCGCGGTTGCAAGCCCTCTCTTCAAGAACTTATTGCTATGCAGAAAGTTCAGGCTTCCTTGGTACCATTGGCAAACTATAGTGGTTGACATGCAGAGCATCAACGAAGCCGACACTCACGTCGTCGAGGACATCGAGCGCGCAGGCGAAAAGCTGGTGCGCGCCAAAGAGGCCATCGGCCAAGTCATCTTCGGCCAGCAGCCCGTGATCGATCTGACACTGACCGCGATCATCAGCGGCGGCCATGGGCTGTTGGTGGGCCTCCCCGGACTGGCCAAGACCAAACTCGTCGAAACCGTCGGACGGGTACTGGGACTTCAGGAAAAGCGGGTACAATTCACGCCGGACCTCCTGCCGTCGGACATCCTCGGCGCCGAGGTGCTTGAGGAGAGCGAATCCGGCGCACGCCATTTCCGCTTCATCAAGGGTCCGGTGTTCAGCCAGTTGCTGATGGCCGACGAGATCAACCGCGCCTCGCCTCGCACGCAGTCGGCGCTGCTCCAGGCGATGCAAGAGAAACATGTCACCGTGGCAGGGGTGCGTCACGAGTTGCCTCGACCTTTCCATGTGCTGGCGACGCAAAATCCCATCGAGCAGGAGGGCACCTATCCCCTGCCAGAAGCGCAGCTCGACCGCTTCATTCTGGAAATCGATGTGCCCTATCCAGATCTCGAAGCGGAGCGGCGCATGCTGTTTGCCACTACCGGTCCCGCCGAGGCTCTCGCCACTGCGGTCATGACGGCGGACGAACTGCTGTCGATCCAGAGGTTGGCACGGCTGGTCCCTGTCGGCGATGCCGTCGTCAATGCAATCCTCAAATTGGTGCGGTCGGCCCGGCCGGGCCCTGACGCGGACGAGTTCATCCGCAACGGCATTGCCTGGGGGCCAGGCCCGCGTGCCAGTCAGGCGCTGATGCTCGGGGTACGCACGCGTTGTCTCATGGAGGGCAGATTATCTCCGTCCGTCGACGACGTCATTTCCTTGGCAAACCCCGTGCTGCGTCACCGCATGGCGCTGACCTTTGCTGCGCGCGCGGATGGCGAGACCCTGGATGGAGTGATCTCGCGTCTCTGTTCGGCATTGGGATAGTTCAGCGTGGCAGTCCAGCGCGCATTTCGAGCCGGGTCAACTGATCCCTTCGAGGCTGCCGGACGGCTGGCGAATGCCTATCCCGCGCTGCTGGTGGAAGCGGACCGTATCGCCCATACGGTCGCGCAGGGGTTTCATGGTCGGCGCAGGCCCGGCACCGGAGAAAGTTTCTGGCAGTTCCAGCAGTACCGGCAGGGGGAGGAAGCCAGCCGCATCGACTGGCGTAAATCGGCTCGATCAGACCAGCTCTATGTCCGGCAGAACGAGTGGGAAGCGGCGAATACCATTTGGATGTGGGCCAATTCATCAGCGGCCATGGAATTTCAATCGAGGCTTGCTCCCGTCACGAAGCGTCACCGTGCCCAGGTCCTTCTGCTTGCATTGTCGGCGCTCATGCTTTCCGCCGGAGAACGTGTGGGTATTCTCGGCAGCGGACGGAGCCCCGTCTTCACACGGAATGCACTGTCAAAACTCGCCGCGATCGATGCCGCCACGGATGTGGACGACCTTTCGGGTCTCCCCCCTCGAACGCATCCACCGCGCTATTCGAGCGTCGTTCTGATCAGCGACTTTCTGATGCCCATCGATGAACTTCGAATCCGGATCGGCGCCATTGCAGCCCGTGACGTCAAGGGCCATCTGGTGCAGGTGTTCGATCCGGCCGAAGAGACTTTGCCCTATACAGGGCGCAAGGAGTTCGAAGATGTGAGCGGCCTGACGCGCTTCATCGTCGGACGCGCCGAGAGCGTGCGCCAGGACTATCGTCAGCGAATCGAAGAACACCGGCAGGGTCTTAAGGATCTGGCGCGCCGCCTCGGCTGGACCTTCACGCTGCATCATACAGACCGACCGCCGCAGCAGGCGATGCTCGCTCTCTACGGACTCCTGTCCGCCTCGTTCGCCAGCGGTTCCGCCGCGGTTAGGGATTAGCTATGCTGACCCTGGGCATCATCACCTTCCAAACGGCCGCTGCGTTATGGGCGCTGCTGCTGCTGCCGGTCGTCTGGTGGCTGCTGCGGCTCACTCCGCCGCGGCCGGAGCGCGTCAGCTTCCCGCCAATGCGGTTCCTGCTTGGGCTGATTGCCAAGGAGGAGACTCCCCACAAGACACCATGGTGGTTGACGCTTTTGCGCATCCTGCTGGTCGCTTGCCTCATCTTTGCGATCGCGCGGCCTGTGATTGACCGGAACGCTGCCGGCGCAGCCGGTCGCGGCACCATGCTGATCGTGCTCGATGACGGGTGGGCGGCTGCGAAAACCTGGCAGACCAAGCTGCGAGTCCTTGCCAATGAGGTGGACCGAGCGCGACAGAACAATCAACCGGTGATTCTGGTCACGACGTCACCAAGCGATGTGCCTCCCGCGCTAGAAGCCAAGGCTGCGGCCGAGATTGTGGACAAAGTGTCCAGTCTGCAGCCGCGAGCTCTGGCAGCGGACCGCATGGCCCTCGCAGAGCGCCTTCGCGAGGGTCTGGGAACGCAGGACCCGCTCGACATCATTTGGCTCGCCGACGGGCTCGACGACGGGCGGGCGAGTGCTTTCGCAGAGGCGCTGACTCAGCTGGGTGGTGGCTCTTCCGTCCGCGTGCTGTTGCCGAGTTCGACGGAGACCGGTATGGCGCTCGGCTCGCCGGCGCTGGATGTGAACGGCCTTTCCGTCACAGCCACCCGCGCCGGCTCGGGAGCACCGCAGACGGTGGTGGTGCGTGCCCTTGCAGCCAATGGCCGGAGCCTGGCCGAGGCGCCCTTGACATTTCGAAACGAGGAAACGCGCGCCACCGGCGTGATCCAGCTCCCATTGCAACTGCGAAATGAAGTGACGCGGGTCGAAATCCAAGGAGAGCGCAGCGCCGGCGCCGTCTACCTGCTCGATGACCGCTGGCGGCGGAAAACCGTTGGTTTGAGCGCCAGCGGATCGATCGAGAGCAACCAGCCCCTGCTGGCTCCTCTTTACTATGTCAGCCGCGCGCTGGAACCGTTCGCTGAGCTGACGACCGTCGACGGCGACGGCCGAGACCTCACGACCTCGCTTCAGGCTGGCCTCTCAATGCTCGTTCTGGCCGACATCGGCCGCCTTCCGGATGCCGAGCGCGAGACGGTTCAGGGGTGGGTTGATCGAGGTGGAATTCTGGTGCGGTTCGCCGGACCCAGGCTGGGAGCGGGGCATGACGACCTCGTGCCCGTAGAACTCCGCGAGGGCGATCGCGCCTTGGGCGGAGCCCTGACTTGGGAGGAGCCGCAGCCCATAGCGCCTTTCGAGGAGCAGAGCCCGTTTGCGGGTCTGACCATTTCGCCGGAGGTGACCGTCTCAAAGCAGGTTCTAGCACAGCCGACTGCCGATCTCGGCAGCAAGGTCTGGGCTCGCCTGGCAGACGGAACGCCCCTCGTCACGTCGGAACGGCGTGGCGACGGAATGATCGTTCTCTTCCATGTCACTGCCAATACCGACTGGTCGAACCTGCCCCTGTCGGGCGTCTTTGTGGAGATGCTTCGGCGCATCCTCGATATGGCTCAGGGTACGGTCGCTACCGGGCAAGATCAGGCACGGCAGACATCAGGCCTCGACAATGCTGCCTTCGCGCCGACGCGCGCCCTGGGAGGTTTCGGTGAGTTCATCGATCCTCCGGTCGATGCACGTCCCATCACCCAGGCAGCCTTCGATCAGACCCGACCAAGCCCGCGTCATCCGGCGGGACTCTATGGCCGAAACGGCCTCACTCGAGCTCTGAACCTTTTCGAGAACGCGCCGGAGCTCAGACTGATCGGCGGCCTTCCATCCGGGGTGACCACCCTGCCCTATCGGCCCGCAGAGAGCATCGCCTTCACAGGGCCCCTTCTGCTCGCGGCCATGATCCTGTTCTTGCTGGACGCCCTCGCCGTCTTGATCCTATCAGGTTCGATGGCACAGCTGCGCGGACGTTTCGCTCGCAGTGCACCTCTGCTGATTATCGGGCTCACTGTGCTGATCTCGCCCGTGCCCGGCCACGCGCAGACGAGTTCTGCAGCGCCTGCGGCAAACGACGCCGCTGATATGGAGGCGTCGCTCGATACGCGCCTTGCTTACGTCAGAACAGGTGACTCTGAGATCGATTCGATCAGTGAGGCCGGCCTCAAGGGCCTTACGGAGGTGCTCCTGCAACGGACTGCAATCGAGCCTGCGGCGCCGGTCGGTGTCGATGTTGAAAGCGACGACATCGTCTTCTATCCCATGCTCTATTGGCCCGTCACCGCGGATGCGCCGTCTTTGTCTCCTAAGGCCGCCGGTAAGGTCGACGCGTATCTTAAAAATGGCGGCACGATCCTCTTCGACACCCGAGACCATCAATCGGACCTGCAAGACCTCACGGGGAGTGCGAGTCCCGCCACGGAAGCTCTCCGGCGCGTGTTGAGCTCGGTCAACGTGCCACCGCTTGAGGTCGTGCCGCCGGAGCATGTGCTGACCAAGGCCTTCTATCTTCTGCAAAGCTTTCCGGGCCGCTGGTCCGGTGGCCCGCTATGGGTCGAGGCCTCCGGCTCCGGCACGCCGGAAGGTTCGGCCAATTACGACGGTGTGTCCTCGGTGATCATCGGATCTAACGACTACGCCTCCGCTTGGGCAGTTGACGCGGGCGGCGGGCCCATGTTTCCGACGGTGCCCAATGACCCCCGACAGCGGGAATTCGCCTATCGCACTGGTGTGAACATCGTCATGTATGTCCTCACTGGAAACTACAAGGCTGATCAGGTGCATGTGCCTGCCTTGCTGGAGAGGCTCGGGCAATGAACGGATTTATCTTCGACTGGAGCTTTTCTCTCTCCCCCGTGGCCCCTCTTGCCGTGATCGCGGTCCTCGGCGGGATCGGGCTGCTTTTGGTGCTAGGCGGCCTCCTTGCTCGCAGCAGGGGCGCGCTGTTGCGGCTTTCGATGCTGACGCTCCTGGTGCTCACGCTTCTCAATCCATCCGTGCGACGAGAAGAGCGCGATCAACTGGCGGATATCGCGGTCGTCGTCATTGATGACAGCCAGAGCCAAAGGCTTGGCGATCGCCAGGCACGGACCAAAGCCGCCGCCGACATGCTGGCCCAGGATCTCAAGACTGTGCCCGCCTTGGACGTCCGAACCGTGACGGTGCGCTCCGGCCTCAGTTCCGCTGAGACCGGCACGCAACTGTTCAACGGACTCAATGGCGCGCTGGCGGATGTGCCGCCTGACCGCTTCGCCGGGGCCATCATGGTGACCGACGGGCAAGTCCATGACGTGCCGAAAAGCCTCGCCGAAATGGGCTACCAGGGACCAGTCCATGCGCTGATCACGGGAGAACGCGGCGAACGGGACCGCCGTATCGTCGTCGAGCAGGCGCCTCGTTTCGGCATCGTCGGCGAGCGCCAGATCGTCAAATTCCGGGTTGAGCAGACCGGCCGCGATATCCCTGCCACAGGGGACGTGGACATTGCCGTCACTGTGAACGGCGAAACTATGGAAGGGCTGACCATCCCCGTCGGGCAGACTTTCGAACTGCCCATCACCATCAAGCGGGGCGGCCCCACGCTCACCGAGCTCACGGCCGCACCGCTTGAGGACGAGTTGTCGCTGCAGAACAACAGCGCCATCGTGGAGACCAAGGGCGTTCGCGACCGGCTCAGGGTCCTCCTTGTTTCAGGTGAACCTCATCCCGGGGAACGCACCTGGCGCAACCTGTTGAAGGCGGATGCCTCTGTCGACCTCGTCCACTTCACAATTCTGCGCCCCCCGGAAAAGCAGGACGGCACCCCCATCCGAGAATTGTCGCTGATCGCATTCCCCACTCGGGAATTATTCTCCGAAAAGCTCGATCAATTCGATCTTATCATTTTCGACCGCTATCAACGGCGCGGCGTACTGCCTGCGATCTATATCTCCAACGTCGTCAATTACGTCGAGAA encodes:
- a CDS encoding CoA pyrophosphatase, with the translated sequence MTDVLPRFHVDQLRRLGRTKLRPLDDHSSLGVTLRGDGDLEPTFVPPADQPHRAAAVLVGLIDSQHEANVLLTLRTEHLSSHAGQIAFPGGKMEPGETSPLETALREAHEETGLEPSFIEPVGLLDPYLTGTGFRIEPVVAIIRSGFTLAPDPGEVAEVFEVPLNFLMDPINHQRHERLWKGEMRRYYAMPYLERYIWGATAGILRNLYDRLYGE
- a CDS encoding DUF1285 domain-containing protein — translated: MRGLKEATAETGKVRGLPPVDQWNPPFCGDIDMRIAADGLWYYMNSPIGRKPLVRLFSTLLRRDDDGRTYLVTPVEKVGIAIDDAPFVAVGMEVEGRGRNQVLHFTTNVDDEVSVDEAHPLRFAEEAGTGGLKPYVLVRGRLEALVNRALFYDLVDLGEVQELEGVDWYGVWSAGRFYPMARAAEIGL
- a CDS encoding lytic transglycosylase domain-containing protein, encoding MTEPSACAHVRRRRNCMILRTMITMITVVIFTSGAQAEKTKAISAKPQSAITNFAEKSTSRTSLQTTKTVKAVAPKQAGKKSTAKHSKKVRTATVRPQSRVAKQATARKARASKVAVAARSKAKTATKRTKVRKHTSAARSSVANSGKKTSLNETASIDTDGIGARRAKYLPVADTLRPTGLPITLIDAVITRESRYDPKARGSRGEVGLMQILPSTGRALARENGFTSVADLSASGFVDWLEIPENNVKLGTIYLNMCHDKAKKSVAATIGCYNAGPGNMWAWESITYTRNYVSFVNAHMAAN
- a CDS encoding DUF58 domain-containing protein; this encodes MAVQRAFRAGSTDPFEAAGRLANAYPALLVEADRIAHTVAQGFHGRRRPGTGESFWQFQQYRQGEEASRIDWRKSARSDQLYVRQNEWEAANTIWMWANSSAAMEFQSRLAPVTKRHRAQVLLLALSALMLSAGERVGILGSGRSPVFTRNALSKLAAIDAATDVDDLSGLPPRTHPPRYSSVVLISDFLMPIDELRIRIGAIAARDVKGHLVQVFDPAEETLPYTGRKEFEDVSGLTRFIVGRAESVRQDYRQRIEEHRQGLKDLARRLGWTFTLHHTDRPPQQAMLALYGLLSASFASGSAAVRD
- a CDS encoding AAA family ATPase, producing the protein MQSINEADTHVVEDIERAGEKLVRAKEAIGQVIFGQQPVIDLTLTAIISGGHGLLVGLPGLAKTKLVETVGRVLGLQEKRVQFTPDLLPSDILGAEVLEESESGARHFRFIKGPVFSQLLMADEINRASPRTQSALLQAMQEKHVTVAGVRHELPRPFHVLATQNPIEQEGTYPLPEAQLDRFILEIDVPYPDLEAERRMLFATTGPAEALATAVMTADELLSIQRLARLVPVGDAVVNAILKLVRSARPGPDADEFIRNGIAWGPGPRASQALMLGVRTRCLMEGRLSPSVDDVISLANPVLRHRMALTFAARADGETLDGVISRLCSALG
- a CDS encoding cupin domain-containing protein — its product is MGIITLDRHAPDSPKPEADRPGKVISGNPTNITWNFTEHEDGRLVSGMWESEVGKWEASFPEWEFCHIISGEVIITVGNKATTYRAGDAFVMEPGLVCTWEVTQKLLKHYVILAPKG
- a CDS encoding xanthine dehydrogenase family protein molybdopterin-binding subunit, whose amino-acid sequence is MQKFAVGQAVRRREDDRFIKGAGTYLDDMVLPNMAHAAVVRSPHAHARILSIDTAEALAASGVLAVHTAADIHAAGLGILPTITGFPGLDKDGLRHPPRYALTGDVARFVGDPVAFVVAETRSQARDAAELVMVDYEDLPSQTVTATALDPTASLVWPEFGTNRCYRFNKGDRDATDAAFAGAAHVVRLDLRNNRLAPAAIETRCAIGDWDAALEQYVLHVSGQAVHSQQSQMAGHVFKVDLHKIRVSAPDVGGGFGGKNFVYPENVMVMFAAHKLGRPVKWVADRAENFLAEIHARDHESHVELAFDADARILGLRVHTIANLGAYCSSYGTIIPSLSTFQPMGGVYSIPQIDLEVHAVFTNTVPVDAYRGAGRPEAAYVIERTMDIAAAELGLAPDELRRRNFISRYPYTTALGSVVDSGDFGGTLERAQNAVDWEGYQERRQASAARGRLRGRGLGCYIEVSLGAPSEEPEIRFEKDGDVTLLVGTHSTGQGHETAYVQIVSTELGIDPERIRFVQGDTNLVPTGGGHGGSRSLVIGGSAMFLAAGEVREKARVAAGHLLEASDRDLVFEDGTFTIIGTDRKINILEIEQRLREASEVPAAVPRTLTTRRHYERSGINFPNGCHICEVEIDRETGHVGIDRYVVVDDFGRIVNPLIAGGQVIGGTVQGIGQALLEDVLYDLDSGQLVTGSFMDYGMPHADDVSDIDVTFNESAPTPSNPLGVKGAGEAGATGAPPAVVNAVMDALSPFSVRHLDMPLTPEKVWRAMNQN
- a CDS encoding CCA tRNA nucleotidyltransferase; its protein translation is MANKVDIPLRLVLEDEEWLSDVRLQSIFDALTASGATVRVAGGAVRNALLGFPVTDVDLATTSPPDEILHLGEKAGLRTIPTGVKHGTVTVLSVSTTPLHVEVTTLRRDVRTFGRHAEVAFTDDWLADAARRDFTMNALYCDRSGEIIDPLGGYRDLIAKRIRFVGDARARIAEDFLRILRFFRFIAQYGEGPIDPQGLAACRELREGLDGLSRERIRQEWWKLVAADRAEFVVEAMADAGILAHVLKSDTDLNAFKRHIKIESFLQLKPDSLMRSFNLFPCRGADVKLLRERLRLTNEETTRLERLMAAGRVTPKLRPAERRAVLYRLTPPTFRDAVLSSWAQGGEPTEDPDWAALYRLADDWQAPAVPLGGRDLLAQGIPPGKEIGALLASLEDWWIATDFKATREELLAKIPAMRQFQG